One window of Phoenix dactylifera cultivar Barhee BC4 chromosome 5, palm_55x_up_171113_PBpolish2nd_filt_p, whole genome shotgun sequence genomic DNA carries:
- the LOC103704635 gene encoding NAD-dependent malic enzyme 62 kDa isoform, mitochondrial, protein MAIFPSLRHLRRSLSSSVARRLRRLPAARSFTTTEGSRPTIVHKRSLDILHDPWFNKGTAFSMTERDRLDLRGLLPPNVMTRQQQIDRFMVDLKRLEVHARDGPSDTNALAKWRILNRLHDRNETMYYKILIENIEEYAPIVYTPTVGLVCQNYSGLFRRPRGMYFSAADRGEMMSMVYNWPAEQVDMIVVTDGSRILGLGDLGVQGIGIAIGKLDLYVAAAGMNPQRVLPVMIDVGTNNEKLLKDPLYLGLQEHRLDGDEYISVIDEFMEAVFTRWPNVIVQFEDFQSKWAFKLLQRYRNTYRMFNDDVQGTAGVAIAGLLGAVRAQGRPMIDFPKQKIVVAGAGSAGIGVVNAARKTMARMLGNNEAALESARSQFWVVDATGLITQGRANIDPDALPFARKLKEVSHQGLTEGASLVEVVNKVKPDVLLGLSAVGGLFSKEVLEALKDSSSSRPAIFAMSNPTKNAECAPEEAFSVLGEHIIFASGSPFHDVDLGDGKIGHSNQGNNMYLFPGIGLGTLLSGARVISDGMLQAAAECLAAYMKEEEVLKGIIYPSISSIRDITKEVAAAVVREAVAEDLAEGYRDMDARELQRLSQEETVTYVENNMWSPEYPTLVYRKD, encoded by the exons ATGGCGATCTTCCCGTCACTGCGGCACCTCCGGCGGTCCCTCTCATCCTCTGTAGCCCGGCGGCTGAGGCGGCTTCCGGCGGCGAGATCCTTCACCACCACCGAGGGCTCCCGGCCCACCATCGTGCACAAGCGGAGCCTGGACATCCTACACGATCCCTGGTTCAATAAG GGCACGGCTTTCTCGATGACGGAGCGGGACCGGCTGGATCTTCGCGGGCTTCTTCCCCCGAATGTTATGACTCGGCAGCAGCAAATTGATCGCTTCA TGGTTGACTTGAAAAGACTAGAAGTTCATGCAAGAGATGGACCGTCAGACACTAATGCTTTGGCTAAATGGCGTATCCTTAACAGGTTGCATGACAGAAATGAGACCATGTACTACAAG ATCTTAATTGAAAATATCGAGGAATATGCACCTATAGTATATACACCCACTGTTGGCCTTGTCTGTCAGAACTATAGTGGACTGTTTAGACGACCACGGGGAATGTATTTCAGTGCAGCAGATAGGGGGGAGATGATGTCGATGGTTTACAATTGGCCAGCCGAGCAG GTTGATATGATTGTGGTAACGGATGGAAGTAGAATATTGGGCCTTGGTGATCTTGGGGTTCAGGGTATTGGCATTGCAATTGGAAAGCTGGATTTGTATGTTGCTGCTGCTGGAATGAATCCTCAAAGG GTGCTTCCTGTGATGATTGATGTTGGAACTAACAATGAGAAGCTTCTCAAAGACCCACTGT ATCTAGGACTTCAAGAGCATCGTCTTGATGGTGATGAATACATCTCTGTTATTGATGAATTTATGGAAGCTGTTTTTACACGATGGCCAAATGTCATTGTACAG TTTGAAGATTTTCAAAGTAAGTGGGCTTTCAAATTATTGCAGCGTTACAGAAATACCTATCGAATGTTTAATGATGATGTCCAG GGTACTGCTGGGGTTGCAATTGCTGGTCTTCTAGGAGCTGTAAGGGCTCAGGGAAGACCAATGATAGACTTCCCAAAACAAAAGATTGTTGTTGCCGGTGCTGGAAG TGCTGGGATTGGAGTTGTCAATGCTGCAAGGAAAACTATGGCAAGAATGCTGGGTAACAATGAAGCAGCTTTGGAGAGTGCGAGGAGCCAGTTCTGGGTGGTTGATGCTACG GGTCTGATAACACAAGGCCGTGCAAATATTGATCCAGATGCTTTACCATTTGCCAGAAAGCTAAAGGAAGTGAGCCATCAAGGTCTAACTGAAGGAGCAAGCCTAGTTGAAGTG GTTAACAAAGTAAAGCCTGATGTTCTACTTGGATTATCTGCAGTTGGCGGTTTGTTCTCCAAAGAG GTTTTAGAAGCCCTGAAGGATTCATCTTCCAGTAGACCAGCAATCTTCGCTATGTCAAATCCTACAAAAAATG CTGAATGCGCACCTGAGGAAGCCTTTTCCGTGCTGGGTGAGCATATCATATTCGCTAGTGGAAGCCCGTTTCATGATGTTGATCTTG GAGATGGTAAAATTGGGCACTCTAACCAGGGAAATAACATGTATCTGTTTCCTGG CATAGGTCTTGGTACCCTTTTGTCTGGTGCACGTGTTATCTCTGATGGTATGCTTCAGGCTGCAGCTGAATG TTTGGCTGCATATATGAAAGAAGAGGAGGTTCTTAAGGGGATCATATACCCTTCAATATCCAG CATAAGGGACATAACAAAGGAGGTAGCTGCAGCTGTGGTGAGGGAAGCTGTAGCAGAAGATCTAGCGGAGGGATACCGTGACATGGATGCTCGGGAGCTTCAAAGACTTAGTCAG GAGGAAACTGTGACATATGTAGAGAACAACATGTGGAGTCCAGAGTATCCAACCCTGGTTTACAGAAAGGACTGA